One genomic window of Entelurus aequoreus isolate RoL-2023_Sb linkage group LG07, RoL_Eaeq_v1.1, whole genome shotgun sequence includes the following:
- the ngrn gene encoding neugrin encodes MAGRLPVLSMLASLGVRTVASPSVGHHRVPLMFGRFSSRGGGKTWTEQSGGHTQFYQEDGRDCMMEDVEDKLEALLEEREKNRNAIKYNIIKRKMRPPGAPERKLSWQAIEQIKYLRQEQPDEWSVKHLAEGFSVSPDVIVRVLKSKFIPDPARKLKQNAKVMTRLNPQVLPSGSGAQQSRLKLHRGRTADALLPSGSQENSLVPVAAHTLIGVNTNSDNKSLAVASAPVTAPASRFTSASNIDATERTTAGDNSSHPAEEEEENWDGEVLSEEQIEQVWEMKKPAPVVQVGKDFFDGEGNFLYRI; translated from the exons ATGGCTGGACGTCTTCCAGTGTTATCCATGCTCGCTTCGCTCGGGGTTCGAACAGTGGCGTCGCCATCAGTCGGCCACCATAGGGTTCCCTTGATGTTTGGCCGATTTAGCAGCAGAGGTGGCGGGAAAACATGGACAGAGCAGAGCGGTGGACACACGCAGTTCTACCAAGAAGATGGCAGAGACTGTATGATGGAGGATGTGGAGGACAAGCTGGAAGCTTTGCTGGA agagagagagaagaatcGAAACGCTATCAAGTATAACATCATCAAAAGGAAAATGAGGCCACCAGGAGCTCCAGAAAGGAAGTTAAGCTGGCAGGCAATTGAACAGATAAA ATATCTAAGACAGGAGCAGCCAGATGAGTGGTCAGTCAAGCATCTGGCTGAAGGCTTCTCTGTCAGCCCTGATGTGATTGTCAGAGTGCTCAAAAGCAAATTTATCCCGGACCCAGCCAGAAAACTCAAGCAGAATGCTAAAGTTATGACTCGGCTCAATCCTCAGGTGTTGCCTTCAGGGTCTGGGGCACAGCAGAGCAGACTGAAGCTGCACAGAGGCCGCACAGCAGATGCACTCCTCCCCTCAGGAAGTCAAGAAAATAGTTTGGTTCCTGTCGCTGCCCATACTTTAATAGGTGTCAACACAAACTCAGACAATAAATCCCTGGCTGTAGCTTCTGCACCTGTTACAGCTCCGGCATCTCGTTTTACTTCTGCGAGCAACATAGACGCCACAGAGAGGACGACAGCCGGGGACAACAGTTCACATCCagcggaggaggaggaagagaatTGGGACGGAGAGGTGTTGTCTGAGGAACAGATTGAGCAGGTTTGGGAAATGAAGAAGCCTGCACCTGTGGTGCAAGTCGGGAAGGATTTCTTTGATGGCGAGGGCAATTTTTTGTACAGAATATGA
- the LOC133654154 gene encoding sortilin-like yields MGLSLPAFLLLCCLTLTTGSDFLSGSDPSGRAAFVRGSNRASRITKRSLPAWLLSPQKHNIRKRSAPSDASCDALQGYETKLDNNTHRHTFNDLSGSVSLAWVGDGTGVMLALTTFQVPFFMIRLGQSKLYRSEDYGKTFLDVTDLINNTFIMSEFGIAIGPENSGKVILTGEVSGDHSSRIFVSSDFGKSFTHQELPFNPLVPIMYNPENSNVLLGLGNKDELWLTEDFGVNWKKIHDMVCLVKWGRKNAIFFSTNRNGSCNDRGVLELRRTTDNGKTIATVATKIYSFGLGGRFLFASVMMGKGTLRKIHVSVDQGETWNMAQLPAVGHEQFYSILAASDEMVFMHVDDPGDTGFGTVYVSDDRGTVYSKSLARHLYTTTGGETDFTNVTSLRGVFITSILAEDNSVQSVVSYDQGGEWSPIQKPANSQCDATAKDPEKCSLHIHAAYSTAMRLNVPMLPLSEPNALGLILAHASVGDAISVMNPDVYVSDDGGYTWIKALDGPHHYAILDSGGLLVAVEHNPNEPIDKIKFSTDEGQCWHSYTFTEEPIYFTGLASEPGARSMNVSIWGYKNSLLSQYWISTTIDFRDLLTRDCVDSDYVQWLGHSDDISYPNDGCMLGYKEKFLRLKKDSVCWNGRDYMITTQPTPCQCTLDDFLCDFGYYRKEKSSECMEEPDLMGKVLEFCLHGKEEQLVTHGYRKIPGDKCEGGDIPERKEIDLSQRCVSDLLGPEFQKKGSSSKSVPIVITIVIIMLLSTVAGVFFVKKYVCGGRFLVHRYSVLQQHAEDNAADITDDPLDNDHAPNGKIEFHDDSDEDLLE; encoded by the exons ATGGGACTTTCGCTGCCTGCTTTCTTGCTGCTATGCTGCTTAACCCTGACAACCGGTTCAGATTTTCTGTCGGGGTCCGACCCGTCCGGACGGGCGGCTTTTGTCAGGGGTTCAAACCGAGCTTCGAGAATCACAAAGCGGTCTTTGCCCGCTTGGCTGCTTTCTccacaaaaacacaacataagGAAGAGAAGCGCCCCTTCAGACGCCTCCTGTGACGCTCTTCAAGGATATGAAACCAAGTTAGACAACAACACTCACCGT cATACCTTCAATGACCTCAGTGGATCCGTGTCACTGGCTTGGGTTGGAGATGGCACAGGG GTCATGCTGGCTTTAACAACTTTTCAGGTTCCCTTCTTCATGATTAGACTTGGACAGTCCAAACTCTATCGAAG TGAGGACTATGGCAAGACCTTCTTGGATGTCACAGATCTCATCAACAACACCTTCATCATGTCGGAGTTCGGCATTGCTATCGGGCCTGAGAATTCAGGGAAA GTGATCTTGACAGGAGAGGTGTCTGGAGATCACAGTTCACGGATCTTTGTGTCTAGCGACTTTGGGAAGAGTTTTACCCACCAAGAACTGCCCTTCAACCCACTCGTCCCGATAATGTACAACCCCGAGAATTCCAATGTGCTACTGGGCCTGGGTAACAAA GATGAGCTTTGGCTGACTGAAGATTTTGGGGTTAACTGGAAAAAGATCCATGACATGGTGTGTCTGGTGAAATG GGGGAGAAAAAATGCCATCTTCTTTTCAACCAATCGCAATGGATCCTGTA ATGACCGGGGAGTGCTTGAGCTTAGGAGGACAACTGATAATGGGAAAACCATCGCAACTGTCGCCACAAAAATCTACTCCTTTGGCCTGGGTGGACGCTTCCTCTTTGCTTCTGTGATGATGGGCAAG GGCACTCTGCGTAAGATCCACGTGTCAGTGGACCAGGGAGAGACTTGGAACATGGCTCAATTGCCTGCTGTTGGCCATGAGCAGTTCTACTCTATCCTGGCAGCAAGTGATGAAATGGTCTTCATGCATGTCGATGATCCGGGAG ATACTGGCTTTGGCACTGTTTATGTGTCAGATGACCGAGGCACTGTTTACTCCAAGTCATTAGCACGCCACCTTTACACCACCACTGGCGGTGAAACGGACTTCACTAACGTCACCTCCCTGCGAGGAGTTTTCATCACCAGCATATTGGCTGAAG ATAACTCTGTGCAGTCTGTGGTGTCTTATGACCAGGGAGGGGAGTGGTCTCCTATTCAGAAACCTGCCAACAGCCAGTGTGACGCTACAGCTAAAGACCCAGAAAAG TGCAGTCTTCATATTCACGCTGCCTACAGTACTGCTATGAGGCTCAATGTCCCCATGCTGCCTCTGAGTGAACCAAATGCTCTGGGTCTAATATTAGCTCACG CAAGTGTTGGTGATGCGATATCAGTGATGAACCCCGATGTGTACGTGTCTGATGATGGAGGCTACACCTGGATCAAGGCTCTTGATGGACCCCATCATTATGCTATTTTGGACTCTGGTGGCCTGCTGGTGGCTGTGGAACACAATCCCAATGAACCAATTGACAAGATCAA GTTTTCTACTGACGAAGGGCAGTGCTGGCATTCGTATACCTTCACCGAGGAGCCCATCTACTTCACAGGGCTTGCATCAGAGCCTGGTGCTCGCTCGATGAATGTCAGCATTTGGGGCTACAAAAACAGTTTGCTCAGCCAGTACTGGATCTCCACCACCATTGACTTCAGGGATCTGCTCACTAGAGACT gtgTGGACAGTGATTATGTTCAGTGGTTGGGTCACTCTGATGACATCAGTTACCCCAACGATGGCTGCATGCTGGGCTATAAAGAAAAGTTTCTGCGTCTCAAGAAAGACTCTGTTTGCTGGAATGGTCGAGATTATATGATCACCACTCAGCCAACGCCTTGTCAGTGCACACTGGATGACTTTCTGTG TGACTTTGGATATTACCGCAAAGAGAAAAGTTCAGAGTGCATGGAGGAGCCTGACCTGATGGGCAAGGTGCTGGAGTTCTGTCTGCATGGCAAAGAAGAACAACTGGTGACTCATGG CTACAGGAAAATCCCCGGAGATAAGTGTGAGGGGGGAGATATTCCTGAGCGAAAAGAGATTGACCTCAGTCAGAGGTGTGTCAGTGACTTGTTGGGCCCTGAATTCCAG aaaaaaggcTCTTCCTCTAAATCTGTACCCATTGTGATAACAATTGTCATCATCATGCTATTGAGTACCGTCGCTGGAGTCTTCTTTGTCAAGAAATACGTCTGCGGTGGCAG GTTCTTAGTTCACAGATACTCGGTACTGCAGCAACACGCGGAAGACAACGCTGCTGACATCACGGACGACCCACTCGACAACGACCACGCTCCAAATGGAAAGATCGAGTTCCATGACGACTCTGATGAG GACCTGTTGGAATAG